Proteins encoded by one window of Azospirillum brasilense:
- a CDS encoding phage tail protein: MRKALFPAALAMASGMALFSTPAAACNDESYIGTICTFAFDWCPRNYLPADGRTLAINQYQALFALVGFTYGGDKTSTFGIPDLRGRAPIGTGTGPGLTNITIGAKVGQQELLLSAAQVPLQPHTHTATFTGTGGGSGGSTTVPFTGTVSVPITNGGTPVSAPTSGTVYLGDTSIDDGGAGIILKGPYNTSGPGTGAKVAGTASGSITVPNTGITGGTVAVAPASAGATQKVSTQSPAIGQTVCIVANGLYPNRP; the protein is encoded by the coding sequence ATGCGCAAGGCTCTTTTCCCCGCCGCGCTCGCGATGGCGAGCGGCATGGCTCTATTCAGCACCCCCGCCGCCGCCTGCAACGACGAATCGTACATCGGCACCATCTGCACCTTCGCGTTCGACTGGTGCCCCCGCAATTACCTCCCGGCCGATGGCCGGACGCTGGCGATCAACCAGTATCAGGCGCTGTTCGCCCTGGTCGGCTTCACCTACGGCGGCGATAAAACAAGCACCTTCGGCATCCCCGACCTGCGCGGCCGCGCGCCCATCGGCACCGGGACCGGCCCCGGCCTGACGAACATCACCATCGGCGCCAAGGTCGGCCAGCAGGAGCTTCTGCTGTCCGCCGCCCAGGTCCCGCTGCAGCCGCACACCCACACCGCCACCTTCACCGGCACGGGCGGCGGTTCCGGCGGCTCGACCACCGTCCCCTTCACCGGCACCGTCAGCGTTCCCATCACCAACGGCGGCACCCCGGTGTCCGCCCCGACCTCGGGCACCGTCTATCTCGGCGACACCTCGATCGACGACGGCGGCGCCGGCATCATCCTGAAGGGGCCGTACAACACCAGCGGCCCGGGCACCGGCGCCAAGGTCGCCGGCACGGCCAGCGGCTCCATCACCGTTCCCAACACCGGCATCACCGGCGGCACCGTGGCGGTCGCGCCCGCGTCGGCCGGCGCCACCCAGAAGGTCTCCACCCAGTCCCCGGCGATCGGGCAGACCGTCTGCATCGTCGCCAACGGCCTGTACCCGAACCGTCCGTGA